Proteins from a single region of Bogoriella caseilytica:
- a CDS encoding YitT family protein, with translation MISAPKASRPPAAAPVSRHTPLEDAFGLLTGTFVASFGLYLLSLTGTVTGGTAGLALLISYATSLPVGPLFFVINLPFMAVAVWLKGWRFTLRSLACIGAVAALERLHVWAMPELEMEPIYGAFTGNLLVGVALLIIFRHGASLGGFNVMAILAQERWRWNAGYVQMSMDASVVLLSIFVVAWQNVVISVVGAVLLSMVIALNHRPGRYTGG, from the coding sequence GTGATTTCTGCACCGAAGGCCTCGCGACCTCCCGCAGCGGCTCCAGTCTCACGCCACACTCCCCTGGAGGACGCGTTCGGCCTGCTCACCGGAACCTTCGTGGCCTCCTTCGGTCTCTATCTGCTGTCGCTCACCGGCACCGTGACGGGAGGGACGGCAGGCTTGGCTCTGCTCATCTCCTACGCCACGTCCTTGCCGGTGGGGCCGCTGTTCTTCGTCATCAACCTGCCCTTCATGGCGGTGGCCGTCTGGTTGAAGGGCTGGCGCTTCACGCTGCGGTCGCTGGCCTGCATCGGCGCAGTCGCGGCACTGGAACGGCTACACGTGTGGGCCATGCCGGAGCTCGAGATGGAGCCGATCTACGGCGCCTTCACCGGCAACCTCCTGGTGGGCGTGGCGTTGTTGATCATCTTCCGCCACGGCGCGAGCCTGGGCGGTTTCAACGTGATGGCGATCCTGGCCCAGGAACGGTGGCGGTGGAACGCCGGCTACGTGCAGATGTCCATGGACGCCTCCGTGGTGCTGCTCTCGATCTTCGTGGTTGCCTGGCAGAACGTGGTGATCTCCGTCGTCGGTGCGGTCCTGTTGTCCATGGTGATCGCGCTGAATCACCGGCCCGGTCGTTACACGGGCGGCTGA
- a CDS encoding Ku protein, translating into MRAIWKGSISFGLVNVPVRLFSATESHDLSLHQVHEADGGRIRYQRRCAKCGEVVEYEDIDRAFLAGEHTVVLTDEDFEKLPIEQSREISVEEFVPSEQIDPVMLGKPYYLAPDGRAGKPYALLRQTLQEAERTAVVTFTLRRRTRLGALRVRENVLVLQSLLWADEVREPEFPEVEKTPKVTKKELEMAASLVKSYESDFTPERFTDEYQEQLQELVDAKLSSGDVREVEDNKDEDDSGEVVSLMDALRKSVDDSRKRKGA; encoded by the coding sequence ATGCGCGCGATCTGGAAGGGCTCGATCTCCTTCGGGCTGGTGAATGTTCCCGTGCGGCTGTTCTCCGCCACGGAGTCCCATGACCTCTCGCTCCACCAAGTGCATGAGGCCGACGGCGGGCGCATCCGCTATCAGCGCCGTTGTGCGAAATGCGGCGAAGTGGTGGAGTACGAGGACATCGACCGCGCCTTCCTCGCCGGGGAGCACACCGTGGTGCTCACCGATGAGGACTTCGAGAAGCTGCCGATCGAGCAGTCCCGCGAGATCTCGGTCGAGGAGTTCGTGCCCTCAGAGCAGATCGACCCGGTCATGCTGGGTAAGCCGTACTACCTCGCACCCGATGGCCGGGCGGGCAAGCCCTACGCCTTGCTCCGGCAGACCCTGCAGGAGGCCGAGCGCACGGCGGTGGTGACCTTCACCCTGCGCCGGCGTACCCGCCTGGGCGCGCTGCGGGTGCGCGAGAACGTGCTCGTGTTGCAGTCGCTGCTGTGGGCCGACGAGGTGCGGGAACCTGAGTTCCCCGAGGTGGAGAAGACGCCGAAGGTCACGAAGAAGGAGCTCGAGATGGCTGCCTCGCTGGTGAAGAGCTACGAGTCTGACTTCACCCCAGAGCGATTCACCGACGAGTACCAGGAACAGCTGCAGGAACTCGTGGACGCCAAACTCAGCTCCGGGGACGTGCGCGAGGTCGAGGACAATAAGGACGAGGATGACAGCGGTGAGGTCGTCTCGCTGATGGACGCCTTGCGCAAGTCGGTGGACGACTCCCGCAAACGCAAGGGCGCCTAG
- a CDS encoding FAD/NAD(P)-binding protein, producing MSDHIDLHADVIVVGGGPRGVSVVERLTARHSGVEAVQVAIIDAVEVGAGATWRTDQTPHFLNNTYAAHTTVYPDESTPMSGPVTPGPDLMQWAEASPRPADRPGWADEEISGLRPWDFPSRRLQGVYFREQLASIAARGGVEIIPVTGSVCDVTADGEQRIVHFTDGIRLAAPVVILAQGMVQARRDGTTEAFRHAAQEQGLTYIEPGMPSERDWSQLPAGEDVLVAGLGANFFDVVAELTAGRGGRYEAEDSSRPFELTYRPSGREPRLLVGSRRGLPYRSKSFYGGLPQGYRPMLATREWFDDQAQGRHLDFREHIWPQIARELALAHLETLRAWHPATLTAPLSAEELIDRVRATPGGALTALVAELVADPHRRIDLDRLDRPDVVDPDGPAWDAWVQRWQAMELESITTPIQSPRAAVNRAFAVLRTLAGKLARDGALHPRSLQADVQGWFEALGVALASGPPPHRTAQLLALVRSGHVQLVGEGLAIDVAGGVFTATSAVRGRVHRARTLAETRMSKGYVDVTNDPLLRALLDSGRARLHTRPNPDGAGVLTRTLDVTPARYTLVNADGIEDERVIAIGIPVNDVQPGSAIGATPGVPSPLIGGADVAAAHALHLLGYGAGVSPVLDGALERH from the coding sequence GCGCGACCTGGCGCACAGATCAGACACCCCACTTCCTGAACAACACCTATGCGGCGCACACCACCGTGTACCCGGACGAATCCACGCCGATGTCCGGCCCGGTCACCCCTGGACCGGACCTGATGCAGTGGGCCGAGGCCTCGCCGCGACCAGCCGACCGGCCGGGCTGGGCCGATGAGGAGATCTCCGGCCTGCGACCCTGGGACTTCCCCTCACGGCGTCTGCAGGGCGTCTACTTCCGCGAACAGCTCGCCTCGATCGCTGCGCGAGGCGGGGTCGAGATCATCCCGGTCACCGGATCGGTCTGCGATGTCACGGCCGATGGTGAGCAGCGGATCGTGCACTTCACCGACGGCATCCGCCTCGCAGCGCCCGTGGTGATCCTGGCCCAGGGAATGGTCCAGGCGCGACGCGACGGCACCACGGAGGCCTTCCGGCACGCCGCGCAGGAACAGGGCCTGACGTATATCGAACCCGGCATGCCCTCCGAACGGGACTGGAGTCAGCTACCGGCCGGGGAAGACGTACTCGTCGCCGGGCTCGGCGCGAACTTCTTCGACGTCGTGGCCGAGCTGACCGCCGGGCGCGGCGGCCGGTACGAGGCCGAGGATTCCTCGAGACCTTTCGAGCTCACCTACCGGCCCTCCGGCCGCGAGCCCCGGCTGCTCGTGGGATCGCGCCGAGGCCTGCCCTACCGCTCGAAGTCCTTCTACGGCGGCCTGCCGCAGGGATACCGGCCCATGCTCGCCACCCGGGAGTGGTTCGACGACCAAGCCCAGGGCCGCCATCTCGACTTCCGTGAGCACATCTGGCCGCAGATCGCCCGGGAGCTCGCCCTGGCCCACCTCGAGACCCTGCGTGCCTGGCATCCCGCCACCCTCACGGCGCCGCTGAGCGCCGAGGAGCTGATCGATCGCGTACGAGCCACGCCGGGAGGTGCCCTGACCGCGCTGGTGGCCGAGCTGGTTGCCGACCCCCACCGCCGCATCGACCTCGACCGGCTGGACCGGCCGGATGTCGTCGACCCCGACGGCCCCGCCTGGGACGCCTGGGTCCAGCGCTGGCAGGCGATGGAGCTGGAGTCCATCACCACGCCGATACAGAGCCCCCGCGCCGCGGTCAACCGTGCTTTCGCGGTCCTGCGCACCCTGGCCGGCAAGCTCGCCCGAGACGGTGCCCTGCACCCCCGATCGCTGCAGGCTGACGTCCAGGGGTGGTTCGAGGCCCTCGGTGTCGCGCTCGCCTCGGGTCCGCCACCGCATCGCACCGCTCAGCTGCTGGCCCTGGTGCGCTCCGGCCACGTGCAGCTGGTGGGGGAGGGGCTAGCCATCGACGTGGCCGGGGGCGTCTTCACCGCCACCTCCGCGGTGCGGGGCCGCGTGCACCGTGCCCGCACGCTGGCCGAGACGCGCATGTCGAAGGGGTACGTCGACGTCACCAACGACCCTCTGCTGCGCGCGCTGCTGGATAGCGGACGTGCGCGCTTGCACACGCGCCCGAACCCCGACGGCGCCGGCGTGCTCACGCGCACCCTGGATGTGACGCCGGCGCGGTACACGCTCGTAAACGCCGACGGCATCGAGGACGAGCGGGTGATCGCCATCGGCATCCCGGTCAACGATGTGCAGCCCGGATCGGCGATCGGTGCGACCCCGGGTGTGCCCTCGCCCCTGATCGGCGGCGCCGACGTGGCGGCGGCCCACGCCCTGCATCTGCTGGGCTACGGCGCGGGCGTGAGCCCAGTACTTGACGGAGCCCTGGAGCGCCACTAG